From Desulfallas thermosapovorans DSM 6562, the proteins below share one genomic window:
- the csaB gene encoding polysaccharide pyruvyl transferase CsaB encodes MGDKVVISGYYGFGNLGDEAVLYSIIGALRQNNPEMAITVLSNDPPATARDYGVHAVDRWNMREVAGALRRADLLISGGGSLLQDVTGLQSLLYYLGVIWLARLLRRPVMYYAQGIGPVTTKAGRRLVGFTTGRVQAVTVRDEESLHDLQAMGVKRPVQVTADPVLGLRREDIDMSAGAEILRQHDITPGTGVVGVSVRPLPGSSGWELELARACDRLARAGRTIVFVPMHSPGDLAVSREVAAGMLEPHKIISTKLTVPQMISLVGNLDLLVGMRLHALIFAAVCGVPPVGIAYDPKVERFLNRIGLAPAGKPADINDLELANLAETCLAEKEQLAANMAAKMSELQRAASSTASLALQITGHGR; translated from the coding sequence ATGGGCGATAAAGTGGTAATATCCGGCTACTACGGTTTTGGCAACCTGGGTGACGAGGCGGTACTGTACAGCATAATAGGGGCGCTGCGGCAAAACAACCCGGAGATGGCCATTACCGTGCTGTCCAACGACCCGCCTGCCACCGCCAGGGACTACGGGGTACACGCAGTGGATCGCTGGAACATGCGGGAGGTGGCCGGGGCGCTGCGGCGGGCCGATTTACTGATCAGCGGCGGGGGGAGTTTGCTGCAGGACGTTACCGGGCTGCAAAGCCTGCTCTATTACCTGGGGGTGATCTGGCTGGCCCGGCTGCTGCGCCGTCCGGTGATGTACTACGCCCAGGGCATCGGCCCGGTGACCACCAAAGCGGGCCGGCGGCTGGTGGGCTTTACCACCGGGCGGGTGCAGGCGGTGACGGTGCGGGATGAGGAGTCGCTGCACGATCTACAGGCCATGGGAGTTAAGCGGCCTGTGCAGGTGACCGCCGACCCGGTGCTGGGCCTGCGCCGCGAGGACATAGACATGTCCGCGGGGGCGGAAATACTGCGGCAGCACGACATAACGCCGGGAACGGGCGTGGTGGGGGTTTCGGTGCGACCGCTGCCCGGTTCATCCGGCTGGGAGCTGGAACTGGCCCGGGCCTGTGACCGGCTGGCCCGGGCGGGGCGGACCATCGTCTTTGTGCCCATGCACAGCCCGGGTGATTTGGCGGTCTCCCGGGAAGTGGCGGCGGGGATGCTGGAACCGCACAAGATTATCAGCACCAAACTTACCGTACCGCAAATGATTTCCCTGGTGGGCAACCTGGACCTGCTGGTGGGTATGCGCCTGCACGCCCTGATATTTGCAGCGGTGTGCGGTGTGCCCCCGGTGGGTATCGCCTACGACCCCAAGGTGGAGCGGTTTTTAAACCGTATCGGGCTGGCCCCCGCGGGAAAACCCGCTGATATAAACGACCTGGAACTGGCCAACCTGGCCGAGACCTGTCTGGCGGAAAAAGAACAGCTGGCGGCTAATATGGCCGCGAAAATGAGCGAGCTGCAAAGGGCCGCCAGCAGCACCGCGAGTTTGGCGCTGCAAATAACCGGCCATGGCCGCTGA
- a CDS encoding MraY family glycosyltransferase, with protein sequence MEKYILPLVLALVLGYLVTPGVRVLAVKAGALDHPDPRKVHNGVMPRMGGLAVYLAFVPGVLLLRYLFPGAVLPVWGLIAGATVMLLVGVLDDIRGISPRVKLLGQVVAALVVIAFDIQIHYITNPLTGQMLFLGLLSIPITVFWVVAVTNAVNLIDGLDGLAGGVSCIAALTMAAVAWTQGHIFGVGGMPEMIMLALVLVAAVTGFLKHNFHPATIFLGDSGSLFLGFTLAVMSIMSLTKSATAVSVIIPLVILGVPLLDTFFAVIRRYNKHKPIFQPDREHLHHQLMAMGLSHRQTVLVIYAISAFLGLTAVVLNLVSGDHALVMLVILAMVLIYLADRVGVLGFSHRMRHRMTDEYNERRSSKM encoded by the coding sequence GTGGAAAAATATATACTGCCCCTGGTGCTGGCCCTGGTATTGGGTTACCTGGTCACCCCCGGCGTGCGGGTGCTGGCCGTTAAGGCAGGGGCGCTGGATCATCCCGATCCTCGCAAGGTGCATAACGGTGTAATGCCCCGCATGGGTGGACTGGCTGTGTACCTGGCCTTTGTGCCCGGGGTGCTGTTGCTCCGGTATTTGTTTCCCGGGGCGGTGCTGCCAGTGTGGGGATTGATTGCCGGTGCCACGGTAATGCTGCTGGTGGGGGTGCTGGATGACATCCGGGGTATTTCCCCGCGGGTTAAACTGCTGGGGCAGGTTGTGGCCGCACTGGTGGTTATAGCCTTTGACATCCAGATACATTATATAACCAACCCGTTAACCGGGCAGATGTTGTTTTTGGGGCTGCTCAGTATTCCCATCACCGTGTTCTGGGTGGTGGCCGTAACCAACGCGGTAAACCTTATCGACGGCCTGGACGGCCTGGCCGGCGGTGTGTCGTGCATAGCGGCGTTGACCATGGCTGCGGTGGCCTGGACACAGGGGCACATATTCGGGGTTGGCGGCATGCCTGAAATGATTATGCTGGCCCTGGTGCTGGTGGCGGCGGTAACCGGTTTCCTGAAGCATAATTTTCACCCGGCCACCATATTCCTGGGTGATTCGGGGTCACTGTTTCTCGGGTTTACCCTGGCGGTAATGTCCATCATGAGCCTGACCAAAAGCGCCACGGCGGTGTCGGTGATTATTCCCCTGGTCATCCTGGGGGTACCCCTGCTGGACACCTTCTTTGCGGTGATCAGGCGTTATAACAAGCATAAGCCTATATTTCAGCCCGACCGTGAACACTTGCACCACCAGCTCATGGCCATGGGCCTGAGCCACCGGCAGACGGTGCTGGTTATATACGCCATCAGTGCTTTCCTGGGATTAACCGCTGTGGTACTGAACCTGGTGAGCGGTGACCATGCACTGGTAATGCTGGTTATACTGGCGATGGTGCTGATTTACCTGGCCGACCGCGTGGGAGTGCTGGGCTTTTCCCACCGGAT
- a CDS encoding WecB/TagA/CpsF family glycosyltransferase — protein MRINLLGAPVDCLTMEQAEERVAELVRSGGPRRIITLNPEFLYRAVREDHTLMELVDRADLVTADGEGIVWGGRVAGTPFPERVTGIDLMLRLVKRAAAEGWRVFLLGAAPGVAEEAAENMVKRFPGLQVVGTQHGYFKPHEEAGIVETIKQRAPQLLFVALGAPAQEKWIDRHIESIGDVVAIGVGGSFDVISGRVARAPLWMQKLKIEWLGRLISEPSRWRRMLVLPKFALLVLRTYRLGYKN, from the coding sequence ATGAGAATAAACTTGTTGGGGGCACCGGTGGACTGCCTGACCATGGAGCAGGCCGAGGAGCGGGTTGCGGAACTGGTTCGCAGCGGAGGCCCCCGCCGGATCATTACATTGAATCCCGAATTTCTTTACCGGGCTGTCCGGGAGGATCATACCCTCATGGAACTGGTGGACAGAGCGGATTTGGTAACCGCCGACGGCGAAGGTATCGTCTGGGGCGGGCGTGTGGCCGGTACGCCCTTTCCTGAAAGGGTGACGGGTATTGATTTGATGCTGCGGCTGGTGAAGCGGGCGGCAGCCGAGGGTTGGCGGGTGTTCCTTTTGGGGGCCGCCCCCGGGGTGGCTGAAGAAGCGGCGGAAAATATGGTCAAGCGCTTTCCCGGTTTGCAGGTGGTGGGGACGCAGCACGGTTATTTTAAGCCCCACGAAGAGGCCGGCATTGTGGAGACCATTAAACAAAGGGCACCCCAGCTGTTGTTTGTGGCCCTGGGGGCGCCGGCCCAGGAAAAGTGGATTGATCGCCATATTGAAAGCATCGGCGATGTGGTGGCCATTGGGGTGGGCGGCAGTTTCGACGTCATTTCCGGCCGGGTGGCCAGGGCGCCCTTGTGGATGCAGAAATTAAAGATTGAGTGGCTGGGGCGGCTGATCAGTGAACCGTCACGCTGGCGGCGCATGCTGGTGCTGCCTAAATTTGCGCTACTGGTGCTCAGGACTTACCGTTTGGGTTACAAAAACTGA
- the fabZ gene encoding 3-hydroxyacyl-ACP dehydratase FabZ yields MAGVANGAINIKDIMNILPHRYPFLLVDRIQELVPGVRAVGIKNVSVNEQFFQGHFPGHPVMPGVLIIEAMAQVGAVAVLSTPEFTGKLALFAGIDKARFRRQVVPGDVLHLDVELLRVRGSLGKGKGIAKVGDEVVAEAELLFALVDKE; encoded by the coding sequence ATGGCTGGTGTGGCCAACGGGGCCATAAATATAAAGGATATTATGAATATACTGCCCCACCGTTACCCGTTTTTGTTGGTGGACAGGATTCAAGAACTGGTGCCCGGTGTACGGGCGGTGGGTATTAAAAACGTGAGTGTTAACGAGCAGTTTTTCCAGGGGCACTTTCCGGGCCACCCGGTGATGCCCGGGGTGCTGATCATCGAGGCCATGGCCCAGGTGGGTGCGGTGGCCGTGCTGAGCACGCCTGAATTTACCGGAAAGCTGGCTTTGTTTGCGGGTATCGATAAAGCGCGCTTCAGGCGGCAGGTGGTGCCCGGGGATGTGCTGCATCTGGATGTGGAACTGCTGCGGGTGCGCGGCAGCCTGGGTAAGGGCAAGGGTATCGCCAAGGTGGGCGATGAAGTGGTGGCTGAGGCCGAGTTGCTTTTTGCGCTGGTGGACAAAGAATAA
- a CDS encoding LCP family protein, with translation MSIKRKRRLKSKLRFVIFILLMIGLFAGGFVAANTYLWPLLTGTGNVADTGGAEDDPIAKLPSMNILMMAVDERDGDSSQLTDTMILANINNKDNRISLLSIPRDTKVNLPGHGVNKINAAAVYGGPELAMETVSNLVGMPVDYYVLTNFNGFKGIVDALGGVTLDVEKNMYHHENAYGGAYDINLKKGVQRLDGEHALMYVRYRSDELGDITRTQRQQKLLAAIADEVMKPQSITKLPKLIPEIQKNVETNLGLKQMIALAQAGSKLDNIQLVTQTMPGWFLDEHGVSYWYVDPQNAREVARSLFEEGKVMEVVRGAMTGNTPTQVAMERTTPSVPERVKDYEPETGTGYIDDAGTAGDNTIPDYTGDNTSDATYPGDGQDGNTGDDDDDYIDVDQQTWYEAPGESNREEPGTSHVEIIINN, from the coding sequence ATGTCCATAAAAAGAAAGCGAAGGTTAAAGAGCAAGCTGCGCTTTGTCATATTCATATTATTGATGATTGGCCTCTTTGCCGGGGGTTTTGTGGCGGCCAACACTTACCTTTGGCCGCTGCTCACCGGTACGGGTAATGTGGCTGATACCGGTGGGGCTGAAGATGACCCCATTGCCAAGCTGCCCAGCATGAATATTTTAATGATGGCTGTGGATGAGCGGGACGGTGATTCAAGTCAACTGACCGATACCATGATTCTGGCCAACATAAACAATAAAGACAACCGGATTTCGCTGCTTTCCATACCACGGGATACCAAGGTTAACTTGCCCGGACACGGGGTCAACAAAATTAACGCGGCTGCCGTGTACGGCGGCCCCGAGCTGGCTATGGAAACGGTATCGAATCTGGTGGGGATGCCGGTGGATTATTATGTACTCACCAATTTCAACGGCTTCAAGGGTATTGTTGATGCCCTGGGCGGCGTAACTCTTGATGTTGAAAAAAATATGTACCACCATGAAAACGCCTACGGCGGCGCCTATGATATCAATTTGAAAAAGGGCGTGCAGAGACTGGACGGCGAGCATGCTTTGATGTATGTGCGCTATCGCAGCGACGAGCTGGGGGATATCACCCGTACCCAGCGCCAGCAAAAACTGCTTGCCGCCATTGCCGATGAGGTGATGAAACCACAGTCCATCACCAAATTACCCAAACTGATTCCGGAAATTCAGAAAAACGTGGAAACCAATTTGGGTTTGAAGCAAATGATTGCCCTGGCCCAGGCGGGCAGCAAGCTGGATAACATCCAGCTGGTCACCCAGACCATGCCGGGCTGGTTTTTGGATGAGCATGGTGTCAGTTACTGGTACGTGGACCCGCAAAATGCCAGGGAAGTGGCCCGGTCGCTGTTCGAAGAAGGTAAAGTTATGGAAGTGGTGCGGGGAGCCATGACGGGTAACACGCCAACCCAGGTGGCCATGGAGCGGACCACACCTTCGGTACCCGAGCGGGTGAAAGATTATGAACCGGAAACCGGCACTGGCTACATTGACGATGCCGGCACTGCCGGTGACAACACCATCCCCGACTACACCGGTGACAACACCTCCGATGCCACATACCCCGGCGACGGGCAGGACGGCAACACCGGTGACGACGACGATGATTATATAGACGTTGACCAGCAAACCTGGTACGAAGCCCCGGGTGAAAGTAACCGGGAAGAACCCGGCACAAGCCACGTTGAGATCATCATCAACAATTAG